The following are encoded in a window of Sorex araneus isolate mSorAra2 chromosome 11, mSorAra2.pri, whole genome shotgun sequence genomic DNA:
- the TBX1 gene encoding T-box transcription factor TBX1 isoform X2, translating to MHFSTVTRDMEAFTASSLSSLGAAGGFPGAASPGADPFGPREPPPPPPPPPRYDPCAAAAAPGAPGPPPPHAYPFAPAAGAAGAASSAATEPEGPGASCAAAAKAPVKKNAKVASVSVQLEMKALWDEFNQLGTEMIVTKAGRRMFPTFQVKLFGMDPMADYMLLMDFVPVDDKRYRYAFHSSSWLVAGKADPATPGRVHYHPDSPAKGAQWMKQIVSFDKLKLTNNLLDDNGHIILNSMHRYQPRFHVVYVDPRKDSEKYAEENFKTFVFEETRFTAVTAYQNHRITQLKIASNPFAKGFRDCDPEDWPRNHRPGALPLMSAFARSRNPVASPTQPNGAEKDAAEARREFERDAGGPAVLGDPAHPPQLLARVLSPALPGAPGAGGLVPLPGAPGGRPSPPHPELRLEAPGASEPLHHHPYKYPATAYDHYLGAKSRPAPYPLPGLRGHSYHPHAHAHPHHHHPAVSPAAAAAAAAAAAAAAANMYSSAGAAPPGTYDYCPR from the exons ATGCACTTCAGCACTGTCACCAGGGACATGGAAG CCTTCACGGCCAGCAGCCTGAGCAgcctgggggcggcggggggcttcCCGGGCGCCGCATCCCCGGGCGCCGACCCGTTCGGGCCGCGcgagcccccgccgccgccgccgccgccgccgcgctacGACCcgtgcgccgccgccgccgccccgggcgCCCCGGGCCCCCCGCCGCCGCACGCCTACCCGTTCGCGCCGGCCGCCGGGGCCGCCGGGGCCGCCAGCAGCGCCGCCACCGAGCccgagggccccggggccagTTGCGCGGCCGCCGCCAAGGCGCCGGTGAAGAAGAACGCCAAGGTGGCCAGCGTGAGCGTGCAGCTGGAGATGAAGGCGCTGTGGGACGAGTTCAACCAGCTGGGCACCGAGATGATCGTCACCAAGGCCGGCAG gcGCATGTTCCCCACGTTCCAAGTGAAGCTCTTCGGCATGGACCCCATGGCCGACTACATGCTCCTCATGGATTTCGTGCCTGTGGATGACAAACGCTACCG GTATGCCTTCCACAGCTCCTCCTGGCTAGTGGCTGGTAAGGCTGACCCCGCCACACCCGGCCGGGTGCACTATCACCCCGACTCCCCAGCCAAGGGGGCCCAGTGGATGAAGCAGATTGTGTCTTTTGACAAGCTCAAGCTGACCAACAACCTGCTGGACGACAATGGCCAT ATCATTCTCAACTCCATGCACAGATACCAGCCGCGGTTCCATGTCGTCTATGTGGACCCTCGGAAAGACAGCGAAAAATACGCGGAGGAAAACTTCAAAACCTTTGTGTTCGAGGAGACGAGATTTACCGCTGTCACTGCCTACCAGAACCACCGG ATCACGCAGCTCAAGATCGCCAGCAACCCTTTCGCCAAAGGATTCCGAGACTGCGACCCTGAGGACTG GCCCCGGAACCACCGGCCTGGGGCGCTGCCGCTCATGAGCGCCTTCGCGCGCTCGCGCAACCCCGTGGCCTCCCCGACGCAACCCAACGGCGCGGAGAAAG ACGCGGCCGAGGCCCGGCGAGAATTCGAGCGCGACGCGGGAGGCCCGGCCGTGCTCGGGGACCCGGCGCACCCGCCGCAGCTGCTGGCCCGGGTGCTGAGCCCCGCTCTGCCCGGGGCGCCCGGCGCCGGCGGCCTGGTCCCGCTGCCCGGGGCGCCCGGAGGCCGGCCCAGTCCCCCGCACCCCGAGCTGCGCCTGGAGGCGCCCGGCGCGTCCGAGCCGCTGCACCATCACCCCTACAAGTACCCGGCCACCGCCTACGACCACTACCTCGGGGCCAAGAGCCGGccggcgccctacccactgccggGCCTGCGCGGCCACAGCTACCACCCGCACGCGCACGCCCAcccgcaccaccaccaccccgccgTGAGCCCCGCCGcagccgccgcagccgccgccgccgccgccgccgccgcggccaaCATGTACTCGTCGGCCGGAGCCGCGCCGCCGGGCACTTACGACTACTGCCCGAGATAA
- the TBX1 gene encoding T-box transcription factor TBX1 isoform X1, translating to MISAVSSPWLTQLSHFCDVAAFTASSLSSLGAAGGFPGAASPGADPFGPREPPPPPPPPPRYDPCAAAAAPGAPGPPPPHAYPFAPAAGAAGAASSAATEPEGPGASCAAAAKAPVKKNAKVASVSVQLEMKALWDEFNQLGTEMIVTKAGRRMFPTFQVKLFGMDPMADYMLLMDFVPVDDKRYRYAFHSSSWLVAGKADPATPGRVHYHPDSPAKGAQWMKQIVSFDKLKLTNNLLDDNGHIILNSMHRYQPRFHVVYVDPRKDSEKYAEENFKTFVFEETRFTAVTAYQNHRITQLKIASNPFAKGFRDCDPEDWPRNHRPGALPLMSAFARSRNPVASPTQPNGAEKDAAEARREFERDAGGPAVLGDPAHPPQLLARVLSPALPGAPGAGGLVPLPGAPGGRPSPPHPELRLEAPGASEPLHHHPYKYPATAYDHYLGAKSRPAPYPLPGLRGHSYHPHAHAHPHHHHPAVSPAAAAAAAAAAAAAAANMYSSAGAAPPGTYDYCPR from the exons ATGATCTCCGCCGTGTCCAGCCCGTGGCTCACGCAGCTCTCGCACTTCTGCGACGTTGCAGCCTTCACGGCCAGCAGCCTGAGCAgcctgggggcggcggggggcttcCCGGGCGCCGCATCCCCGGGCGCCGACCCGTTCGGGCCGCGcgagcccccgccgccgccgccgccgccgccgcgctacGACCcgtgcgccgccgccgccgccccgggcgCCCCGGGCCCCCCGCCGCCGCACGCCTACCCGTTCGCGCCGGCCGCCGGGGCCGCCGGGGCCGCCAGCAGCGCCGCCACCGAGCccgagggccccggggccagTTGCGCGGCCGCCGCCAAGGCGCCGGTGAAGAAGAACGCCAAGGTGGCCAGCGTGAGCGTGCAGCTGGAGATGAAGGCGCTGTGGGACGAGTTCAACCAGCTGGGCACCGAGATGATCGTCACCAAGGCCGGCAG gcGCATGTTCCCCACGTTCCAAGTGAAGCTCTTCGGCATGGACCCCATGGCCGACTACATGCTCCTCATGGATTTCGTGCCTGTGGATGACAAACGCTACCG GTATGCCTTCCACAGCTCCTCCTGGCTAGTGGCTGGTAAGGCTGACCCCGCCACACCCGGCCGGGTGCACTATCACCCCGACTCCCCAGCCAAGGGGGCCCAGTGGATGAAGCAGATTGTGTCTTTTGACAAGCTCAAGCTGACCAACAACCTGCTGGACGACAATGGCCAT ATCATTCTCAACTCCATGCACAGATACCAGCCGCGGTTCCATGTCGTCTATGTGGACCCTCGGAAAGACAGCGAAAAATACGCGGAGGAAAACTTCAAAACCTTTGTGTTCGAGGAGACGAGATTTACCGCTGTCACTGCCTACCAGAACCACCGG ATCACGCAGCTCAAGATCGCCAGCAACCCTTTCGCCAAAGGATTCCGAGACTGCGACCCTGAGGACTG GCCCCGGAACCACCGGCCTGGGGCGCTGCCGCTCATGAGCGCCTTCGCGCGCTCGCGCAACCCCGTGGCCTCCCCGACGCAACCCAACGGCGCGGAGAAAG ACGCGGCCGAGGCCCGGCGAGAATTCGAGCGCGACGCGGGAGGCCCGGCCGTGCTCGGGGACCCGGCGCACCCGCCGCAGCTGCTGGCCCGGGTGCTGAGCCCCGCTCTGCCCGGGGCGCCCGGCGCCGGCGGCCTGGTCCCGCTGCCCGGGGCGCCCGGAGGCCGGCCCAGTCCCCCGCACCCCGAGCTGCGCCTGGAGGCGCCCGGCGCGTCCGAGCCGCTGCACCATCACCCCTACAAGTACCCGGCCACCGCCTACGACCACTACCTCGGGGCCAAGAGCCGGccggcgccctacccactgccggGCCTGCGCGGCCACAGCTACCACCCGCACGCGCACGCCCAcccgcaccaccaccaccccgccgTGAGCCCCGCCGcagccgccgcagccgccgccgccgccgccgccgccgcggccaaCATGTACTCGTCGGCCGGAGCCGCGCCGCCGGGCACTTACGACTACTGCCCGAGATAA